A stretch of the Ktedonobacteraceae bacterium genome encodes the following:
- a CDS encoding ATP-binding protein gives MTIAQERLPGTISYAEMGLEDLQREYARLVEQKNALELRVRKSEERRRALMHILSDLNTLNRKLADQRKAMIHILADYEQDRSRLARQTERLDNSRRALMHILQDSYQSNLRLENSRKAMIHIMSDLKETTEEVQRREQELREKQEQLVQAGKLATLGELTTGVAHELNNPLNNIGLFIGNAIDLIELGMADTNPEQILQELHSAMQQVRKATEIISHLRTFGRAASFSHEPVDITQVIQRSISLMQEQLRLRQIEVEMDFPKDGIVVIGNAIQLEQVFINLLTNARDAMVDVPYKAIIITCRAQTDSVEIRFRDTGPGIPPGLEQRIFDPFFTTKEVGTGTGLGLSITYGIIKEHQGTIIVQNHEEGGALFSIQLPLNLDKS, from the coding sequence ATGACTATTGCTCAGGAGCGCCTACCAGGCACCATTTCATACGCAGAGATGGGCCTGGAGGATCTCCAACGCGAATATGCACGCCTGGTAGAGCAGAAGAATGCCCTGGAATTACGCGTGCGCAAAAGCGAGGAGCGACGGCGCGCCCTCATGCATATCTTGAGCGATTTGAATACCCTCAACCGGAAACTTGCCGACCAGCGCAAAGCCATGATTCATATTCTGGCCGACTACGAGCAGGATCGCAGCCGGCTGGCCCGCCAAACGGAGCGTTTAGATAATTCACGCCGTGCCCTCATGCACATCTTGCAGGACTCGTACCAGTCGAATCTGCGCCTGGAAAATAGCCGCAAAGCCATGATTCACATCATGAGCGATCTCAAGGAAACGACGGAGGAGGTGCAGCGGCGCGAACAGGAATTGCGCGAAAAGCAGGAACAGCTGGTGCAGGCAGGAAAGCTGGCAACACTCGGAGAACTGACCACCGGCGTCGCCCACGAGCTGAATAACCCGCTGAACAACATTGGCCTGTTCATAGGCAACGCCATCGATCTGATTGAGCTTGGCATGGCGGATACAAATCCTGAACAAATCCTGCAAGAATTGCACAGCGCAATGCAGCAAGTGCGCAAGGCCACAGAAATCATTTCGCACCTGCGTACTTTTGGACGCGCCGCTTCGTTTAGCCATGAGCCGGTAGACATTACGCAGGTCATCCAGCGCTCGATCTCGCTTATGCAGGAACAACTGCGGCTGCGGCAGATCGAAGTAGAGATGGATTTTCCCAAAGATGGGATCGTCGTGATCGGCAACGCCATCCAGCTGGAGCAAGTCTTCATCAACCTGCTCACCAATGCGCGTGACGCCATGGTCGATGTCCCATACAAGGCCATCATCATCACCTGCAGAGCGCAAACAGATAGTGTGGAAATTCGTTTTCGCGATACCGGGCCGGGTATACCGCCAGGACTGGAACAGCGCATCTTCGATCCGTTCTTCACGACAAAGGAAGTTGGAACAGGTACCGGCCTGGGGCTTTCCATCACCTATGGCATCATTAAGGAACACCAGGGCACGATCATCGTCCAGAACCACGAGGAGGGTGGCGCCCTTTTCTCAATACAACTGCCGTTAAATCTGGATAAATCGTGA
- a CDS encoding hybrid sensor histidine kinase/response regulator yields MTDRPHILIVDDDPALLQALPQTLYLRIPGVLVDTSDSALEAIRQIQEHDYDAIISDIKMPGMDGLALLTKIKELQPETPTLLITGHGEHELAIQALRGGAYDYIQKPIDREYCTNALRRAIEMRQLRRQVKEQQLALEMYAMSLEQKVQERTAELMRANAAKDEFLNVVSHELKTPLASMKGMIQLLHRQFVREGSDNLRSVELIERSIHRMEMLVKDLLDISLIETDKLVLRTQRSDISALCQDTLDEFMAGTHPTPLLTLQAPEEPIKVELDADRIGQVILNLLSNAYKYSPPGSPIAVIVEQNGDVCRISVHDKGLGIPPEQQAHIFDRFYRVPGNEVQTGSNVGLGLGLYISNKIVEQHGGRIDVQSTPEEGSTFSIVLPLSMYTGDSKNGYQTSSSSV; encoded by the coding sequence ATGACAGACAGACCACACATACTTATCGTAGATGATGATCCAGCACTACTGCAGGCGCTACCTCAAACGCTATACCTGCGCATCCCAGGCGTACTGGTGGATACCAGCGATTCAGCTTTAGAGGCGATTCGGCAGATACAAGAACACGACTATGACGCCATAATAAGCGACATCAAGATGCCCGGCATGGATGGACTGGCGTTACTGACAAAGATCAAGGAACTGCAGCCTGAGACACCCACTTTACTGATTACCGGCCATGGCGAACACGAGCTTGCGATTCAGGCCCTGCGAGGTGGAGCTTACGACTACATTCAGAAACCTATTGACCGCGAATACTGTACCAACGCCTTACGCCGCGCTATTGAAATGCGCCAGCTACGACGCCAGGTTAAAGAACAGCAACTGGCCCTGGAAATGTATGCCATGTCTCTCGAGCAAAAGGTGCAGGAGCGCACTGCCGAACTCATGCGAGCTAACGCGGCAAAGGATGAATTTCTCAATGTTGTCTCGCATGAACTCAAAACTCCTCTAGCGAGCATGAAAGGCATGATCCAGCTCTTGCACCGTCAATTTGTGCGCGAGGGTTCGGATAACCTGCGCAGTGTGGAGCTAATAGAGCGCTCTATCCATCGCATGGAAATGCTGGTGAAGGATTTACTGGATATTTCTCTCATTGAGACGGACAAGCTTGTCCTGCGCACCCAGCGCAGCGATATATCCGCGCTCTGCCAGGATACACTGGATGAATTTATGGCAGGAACTCATCCAACGCCACTTCTCACACTGCAAGCTCCTGAAGAACCCATCAAAGTCGAGCTAGACGCTGATCGCATCGGCCAGGTGATCCTCAATTTGCTATCAAATGCGTACAAATATTCACCCCCAGGCTCTCCAATTGCTGTGATAGTTGAACAAAACGGAGATGTGTGCAGGATCTCTGTGCATGATAAGGGACTAGGAATACCGCCCGAGCAGCAAGCGCATATTTTTGACCGCTTTTATCGCGTCCCCGGCAATGAAGTACAAACAGGCTCGAATGTTGGATTAGGATTAGGCCTTTACATTTCAAACAAGATTGTGGAACAGCATGGCGGGCGCATCGACGTACAAAGTACTCCCGAAGAAGGCAGCACTTTTTCCATCGTACTGCCCCTATCCATGTATACCGGGGATAGCAAGAACGGCTATCAGACGAGTTCCAGCAGCGTATAA
- a CDS encoding bifunctional ADP-heptose synthase, with amino-acid sequence MDAEFHIARKRLRSLVEDFAGKRVLVIGDMVADEYLIGRPTRIAREAPVLILELNEERTVPGGATNVAVNACTLGAEVFLAGVVGDDLPGQRLRRAIQELGMHQECLLTDTQRPTSTKTRIIAGSPQIVQQHIVRIDRVDTSEVGEPHRSAIIDYIRQVLPQMDAVMLSDYENGVISPQIIECCIPLARELNKVVVVDSHGSLFRFQGATALTPNQPEAELTLGTTINSEAELNAAGQRLLEGSNARSVLVTRGAEGMSLFMVDRPPLHLPVHHLDHGSEIVDTNGAGDTVAATFTLALTAGASFAEAAYLSNAAAALVVRRLGCASNTPEELMKAIM; translated from the coding sequence ATGGATGCTGAATTTCATATAGCCAGAAAGCGATTGCGTTCGCTGGTTGAGGATTTCGCGGGCAAGCGTGTGCTGGTGATAGGAGATATGGTCGCCGATGAATATCTGATCGGCAGGCCCACACGCATAGCTCGTGAGGCCCCGGTTCTGATACTGGAACTCAACGAGGAACGCACTGTGCCTGGGGGAGCAACAAATGTGGCTGTGAATGCCTGCACTCTTGGCGCAGAGGTCTTCCTGGCCGGTGTTGTTGGAGATGATTTGCCCGGTCAGCGGTTGCGCCGGGCCATTCAGGAACTGGGCATGCACCAGGAATGCCTGCTGACCGATACACAGCGCCCGACTTCAACCAAGACGCGTATTATAGCCGGTAGTCCGCAGATTGTGCAGCAGCATATCGTGCGTATCGACCGCGTCGATACGTCAGAAGTGGGCGAACCGCACCGGAGCGCGATTATTGACTACATCCGTCAAGTATTGCCGCAGATGGATGCCGTGATGCTTTCCGATTATGAAAACGGCGTCATCAGCCCGCAGATCATTGAGTGCTGTATTCCCCTGGCGCGAGAACTGAATAAAGTGGTGGTGGTTGACTCGCATGGTTCTCTCTTCCGTTTCCAGGGCGCCACCGCTCTCACGCCCAATCAACCCGAAGCCGAACTCACGCTGGGCACGACGATTAATTCCGAAGCTGAGTTGAATGCAGCCGGGCAGCGACTGCTAGAGGGTAGCAATGCCCGGAGCGTTCTGGTCACTCGTGGAGCAGAGGGTATGAGCCTCTTTATGGTAGACCGGCCTCCCCTACATCTGCCTGTGCATCACCTGGATCACGGCAGCGAAATCGTCGATACCAACGGGGCGGGCGATACCGTGGCCGCAACCTTTACGCTTGCCCTGACTGCCGGCGCCAGCTTTGCCGAAGCTGCCTACCTTTCCAACGCCGCCGCCGCGCTGGTCGTGCGTCGCCTGGGATGCGCCAGCAATACGCCGGAAGAATTGATGAAGGCGATTATGTGA
- a CDS encoding WecB/TagA/CpsF family glycosyltransferase, with amino-acid sequence MSEQTPLASTYVLGVRVDRLSQQQALDVIERLIALRRASNNTLSCRQVITVNTEFVMAAQRNKLFRKAINSAALVIADGIGVVWATHYIGCPTPERITGTDTLVALARGCAKAGYRLYLLGAAPGVAELAAARLQELAPVLEIAGTYAGSPAVSEEDAIIERIRAARADVLCVAYGAPAQDLWIYRNLERLPVAVAMGVGGAFDFLSGRQRRAPLIMQRMGLEWLYRLYREPWRWQRMLAIPRFIALILLKGRRKHGC; translated from the coding sequence ATGTCTGAACAAACTCCTCTCGCGTCTACCTATGTTCTCGGTGTGCGGGTAGACCGTCTTTCGCAGCAGCAAGCGCTCGATGTTATTGAGCGGCTCATTGCCCTGCGCCGCGCCAGCAATAATACATTGTCATGCCGGCAAGTCATTACCGTGAACACCGAATTTGTGATGGCGGCGCAGCGCAACAAACTCTTCCGCAAAGCTATTAATTCTGCCGCGCTAGTCATTGCCGATGGTATAGGTGTTGTTTGGGCTACGCACTATATAGGTTGTCCTACCCCTGAACGTATTACCGGTACCGATACGCTGGTAGCCCTGGCCAGGGGCTGCGCGAAGGCCGGGTATCGCCTCTATTTGCTAGGCGCCGCTCCAGGCGTTGCGGAGCTGGCGGCAGCGCGTTTGCAAGAGCTTGCGCCGGTCCTGGAGATAGCAGGCACCTACGCGGGTTCACCTGCTGTGTCCGAGGAAGATGCCATCATTGAACGTATACGCGCAGCAAGGGCCGATGTGCTATGTGTCGCCTATGGCGCTCCGGCGCAAGACCTCTGGATTTATCGTAACCTTGAACGCTTACCCGTGGCTGTAGCCATGGGAGTGGGTGGAGCATTTGATTTCCTTTCGGGTCGCCAGCGCCGCGCGCCGCTCATCATGCAGCGCATGGGGCTCGAGTGGCTCTATCGTCTCTATCGTGAGCCATGGCGCTGGCAGCGTATGCTGGCAATACCGCGTTTCATCGCGTTGATTTTACTGAAAGGTCGTAGGAAGCATGGATGCTGA
- a CDS encoding DUF503 domain-containing protein: MQLHPSLLYTINMIVGVSQITLHLPMCHSLKDKRQIVKSVLARVRNQFEVAIAEVDEQDRWQIAKLGVSCISNSSQHADEILSHVRRYIEETRPDILVTDAESEIIHW; this comes from the coding sequence TTGCAACTTCATCCGTCCTTGCTCTATACTATCAACATGATAGTCGGCGTCAGTCAAATCACATTGCACCTGCCCATGTGCCATTCGTTGAAAGACAAACGGCAGATTGTCAAATCCGTGCTGGCGCGGGTGCGCAATCAATTTGAGGTGGCGATTGCCGAGGTCGATGAGCAGGATCGCTGGCAGATCGCTAAACTTGGCGTGAGCTGCATCAGCAATAGCAGCCAGCACGCGGACGAAATTTTGAGCCATGTGCGGCGTTATATAGAAGAGACACGACCTGATATCCTGGTAACGGATGCCGAGTCTGAAATCATTCATTGGTAG
- the upp gene encoding uracil phosphoribosyltransferase yields the protein MAETDTSTGGKPALPMQGVPQPSRDEVLGLPRVHISTHPVMAHKMTALRDKNTPPPEFYRLVKEIGALLAYEATANLALEPVAIETPLEPMVGQRLAGGIGVTPILRAGLGLAEAFREVIPDVQIWHLGLRRDENTLQAMEYYNQLPHRVDLQVCYAVDPMLATGGSAIDAINILKRRGIPRLSYVGIIAAPYGLLKLSQTHPDIDIYIAALDESLNDRGYIMPGLGDAGDRQFGTF from the coding sequence ATGGCTGAAACAGATACATCAACCGGCGGGAAACCGGCCCTGCCGATGCAGGGAGTGCCGCAACCCTCAAGAGACGAGGTATTGGGCCTGCCTCGCGTTCACATATCCACCCACCCTGTGATGGCACACAAAATGACCGCGCTGCGCGATAAGAATACACCGCCGCCTGAGTTTTACCGCCTGGTGAAGGAGATCGGCGCATTGCTGGCTTATGAGGCAACCGCGAACCTGGCACTGGAGCCTGTGGCTATCGAGACCCCTCTGGAGCCGATGGTTGGTCAGCGGCTGGCAGGTGGCATCGGCGTGACTCCCATCCTGCGCGCGGGGCTGGGACTGGCAGAGGCTTTCCGCGAAGTCATTCCCGATGTACAGATCTGGCACCTGGGTCTGAGGCGCGACGAGAACACACTGCAGGCGATGGAATACTACAACCAGCTTCCTCATCGTGTAGACCTGCAGGTTTGCTATGCCGTCGATCCGATGCTGGCAACCGGCGGCTCGGCCATCGATGCCATCAATATTCTCAAACGGCGCGGCATCCCTCGCCTCTCTTATGTCGGTATCATAGCGGCGCCCTACGGTCTGCTCAAGCTGTCCCAGACGCATCCTGACATCGATATTTATATAGCAGCGCTGGACGAGAGCCTTAATGATCGCGGCTACATCATGCCAGGCCTGGGCGACGCGGGAGATCGCCAGTTCGGCACATTTTGA
- a CDS encoding M55 family metallopeptidase — MRVVIFCDMEGISCIETWEQVSAGKPFYEESRKLYTDEMNAAVRGARAAGASDITVVDCHGAGGAYSFKSFLPDRLESGAQYVFGYPWARYIQPFEQGCDAILFVGAHAMAGTPDGVLCHTVSSESWYNAWINDTLVGESGILAAVAGCWDVPAIFVSGDEATCREVTALLGEGVVTAPVKTGLGRFSSRNMAPRDACSLIEMRTAQAISMKQHWPAPYKPQGPVTFRVELATPDRVNDFVGRTGVVVEGPRTVSSTGENFWQAWDQFWYRN; from the coding sequence ATGCGTGTCGTTATTTTCTGCGATATGGAAGGAATCTCCTGTATCGAGACCTGGGAGCAAGTTTCAGCCGGGAAACCATTCTACGAAGAGAGCCGCAAACTCTATACCGATGAGATGAATGCGGCCGTGCGCGGTGCTCGCGCTGCTGGTGCCAGCGATATCACGGTAGTCGATTGTCATGGCGCGGGAGGCGCATACAGTTTCAAGAGCTTTCTACCGGACCGCCTGGAATCGGGCGCGCAATACGTCTTTGGCTATCCCTGGGCGCGTTATATCCAGCCTTTCGAGCAGGGCTGCGACGCTATTCTATTCGTTGGCGCGCACGCCATGGCCGGTACGCCCGATGGCGTCCTCTGCCACACCGTCTCCTCAGAGTCCTGGTACAACGCCTGGATCAACGACACGCTGGTCGGCGAAAGCGGCATACTGGCAGCGGTAGCCGGTTGCTGGGACGTACCCGCCATCTTCGTTTCCGGGGACGAGGCCACCTGTCGCGAGGTAACGGCGCTGCTCGGCGAAGGCGTTGTGACGGCACCCGTCAAGACAGGTCTGGGCCGTTTCTCGTCGCGCAACATGGCCCCCAGAGATGCCTGTTCTTTAATCGAAATGCGCACCGCCCAGGCCATCAGCATGAAGCAACACTGGCCCGCGCCTTATAAGCCCCAGGGTCCGGTGACGTTTCGGGTCGAACTGGCTACACCCGATAGAGTCAATGATTTTGTGGGGAGAACCGGCGTGGTAGTTGAGGGGCCACGCACGGTTTCTTCGACGGGGGAGAATTTCTGGCAGGCCTGGGATCAGTTCTGGTACCGGAATTAG
- a CDS encoding WD40 repeat domain-containing protein has product MENYSIQDEDGSLWSLAYRDNKARAHLARSIKIWGRRSGGKLITYPGHQSGVRALAWSPDSSKIAFGGYDGTVQIWNPTNGSHILTLSTKSDSVVTMAWSPDGEYIAAGTENNCGKIWNANTGHEILTYFGHTGIVWSVGWAPDSTQIVSGSEDKTVRIWNAFTGDTSVVYKRHAGPVEAVSWSPDSKYIASGSDDKTVRVWSAITGNDVLMYRGHSNTVITLCWSFDSKRIASGSDRVNAAEEDGLLRKNSTVQIWDANTGGNVVLCDNSPFRTYAISWSPDASYIVIGSMSAEALKVYDSTTGEDVAILDLGNSFVESGQVLSVAWSPDGTRIAAGFSSGIVQVWSTD; this is encoded by the coding sequence ATGGAAAATTATTCTATACAAGACGAAGATGGGTCCTTATGGAGTCTAGCTTACCGAGATAATAAAGCCCGAGCTCATTTAGCTCGATCCATAAAGATATGGGGCAGGAGGAGTGGTGGAAAACTTATAACCTACCCTGGTCATCAGAGCGGTGTAAGGGCCTTAGCATGGTCACCTGATAGTAGCAAAATCGCTTTCGGTGGATATGATGGTACAGTACAGATATGGAATCCTACTAATGGTTCACATATTTTGACTCTCTCTACCAAATCTGACTCTGTAGTGACAATGGCCTGGTCACCTGATGGTGAGTATATTGCTGCTGGCACTGAAAATAACTGTGGAAAAATATGGAATGCCAATACCGGCCACGAAATATTGACATATTTCGGTCATACTGGTATCGTCTGGTCAGTAGGATGGGCGCCAGATAGCACTCAAATCGTGTCAGGAAGTGAGGACAAGACAGTACGAATATGGAATGCTTTCACTGGAGATACCTCTGTTGTGTATAAACGACATGCTGGTCCGGTAGAAGCAGTATCATGGTCACCTGATAGTAAATATATCGCTTCTGGTAGTGATGATAAGACCGTAAGAGTTTGGAGCGCAATTACGGGAAACGACGTACTCATGTATCGTGGCCATTCCAATACAGTCATCACACTATGCTGGTCATTTGATAGCAAAAGAATTGCTTCCGGGAGTGATAGGGTTAATGCTGCTGAAGAGGATGGATTGCTCAGAAAAAATTCAACAGTACAGATTTGGGATGCGAATACGGGAGGCAATGTCGTACTTTGCGATAACAGTCCATTCAGAACGTATGCAATAAGCTGGTCGCCTGATGCCTCTTATATCGTTATTGGAAGTATGTCAGCAGAGGCCTTGAAGGTGTATGATTCTACGACAGGAGAGGATGTTGCTATTCTTGATCTAGGCAATTCGTTTGTAGAATCAGGTCAGGTTTTATCCGTGGCCTGGTCACCGGATGGTACTCGCATCGCCGCTGGTTTTAGCAGTGGAATTGTACAAGTATGGTCAACCGATTAG
- a CDS encoding ABC transporter permease subunit: MGLLLITRFTIQEAFHRWLLLAMLVLNILLLAVFALMLNAAYSIQLANAPNHSDPQLFLLEFDVVISILSVWAAYLLSGALTIVLSINMTSGEIEANTFSVVVSKPLHRAEIIFGKWLGYALILTIYTAMLFFTFLGIIFWRTGYFPENALPALGMIEMSTLVLLALTTLGSTIFPTLVNGAIAIMMFIGAPLASFVQLITTSQGQTTQNIITFVNLVIPTDALWHGASYYLVPSFVFSLVQERGLLFSLNTPFTSIQPIAPALFAWAILYCIALPIGGAIRFQKRDL; this comes from the coding sequence ATGGGATTGCTCTTGATTACACGCTTCACCATTCAGGAAGCCTTTCATCGCTGGCTCCTGCTGGCGATGCTGGTATTGAATATCTTGCTGCTGGCGGTGTTCGCCCTCATGCTCAATGCCGCCTATTCGATCCAGCTCGCGAATGCTCCAAATCACTCCGACCCACAGCTCTTCTTGCTGGAATTTGACGTCGTTATTTCTATTCTATCGGTATGGGCCGCCTATCTGCTCAGCGGGGCCTTGACCATCGTGCTGAGCATCAACATGACTTCCGGCGAGATAGAGGCGAATACCTTTTCCGTCGTTGTCTCGAAGCCTTTGCATCGCGCCGAGATCATCTTCGGCAAGTGGCTGGGCTACGCGCTGATCCTGACCATCTACACGGCGATGCTCTTTTTCACCTTCCTGGGCATCATCTTCTGGCGCACGGGCTACTTCCCTGAAAATGCCCTGCCCGCGCTGGGCATGATCGAAATGAGTACGCTCGTCTTGCTGGCTCTCACCACGCTGGGCAGCACAATCTTCCCTACCCTTGTCAACGGGGCCATTGCGATCATGATGTTTATCGGCGCGCCCCTGGCCAGCTTCGTGCAGCTGATTACCACGTCGCAGGGTCAAACGACGCAGAATATCATCACCTTCGTCAATCTGGTAATTCCAACCGATGCCCTCTGGCACGGCGCCTCATACTACCTTGTCCCCTCCTTCGTATTCAGCCTGGTACAGGAACGCGGCCTGCTCTTCAGCCTGAATACGCCCTTTACCTCGATCCAGCCGATAGCCCCTGCGCTCTTCGCCTGGGCCATACTGTACTGCATTGCGCTCCCGATTGGAGGGGCGATACGCTTTCAGAAGCGGGATTTGTAA
- a CDS encoding ABC transporter ATP-binding protein: MQLNSKSATNQEPVGPPVYSKGDPSRSPSPAMNGNGRLPAVEIQGLRKVYQQIIAVDDISLVTYRGEAFGFLGPNGAGKSTVVKILTGLVAPTKGTVRVLGQPINHVESRRRIGYLPEFPSFHRWFKAHDFLEFHGRLYGLRGATLEKRITEVLEMVGLSGRDHQKLGTFSKGMLQRIGLAQALINKPDLVILDELVSGLDPVGQRDMRELLRELREEGTSIFLNSHLLADVEAICDRVAIINQGRILKVGAPAELFDKRKVFEVRVSQVTEELLLRLKSVALSIEMQEDDPNSLQVEVQREGQSADIADIVYACGARLYTLAPRRLSLEQIFFDTIDALKAGN; this comes from the coding sequence ATGCAATTGAATAGCAAATCTGCCACAAATCAGGAGCCGGTAGGCCCACCGGTGTATAGTAAGGGCGACCCTTCGCGGTCGCCCTCGCCTGCTATGAATGGTAATGGCCGCCTGCCCGCGGTAGAAATACAGGGACTGCGCAAGGTCTACCAGCAGATCATCGCGGTCGATGATATCAGCCTTGTCACCTACAGGGGCGAGGCTTTCGGCTTTCTTGGGCCAAACGGCGCGGGAAAATCCACTGTAGTGAAGATACTCACCGGGCTGGTCGCGCCCACAAAAGGCACGGTGCGCGTGCTGGGCCAGCCGATCAATCACGTAGAATCGCGCCGGCGCATTGGTTATTTACCCGAATTCCCCTCTTTCCATCGCTGGTTCAAGGCGCATGACTTTCTCGAATTTCACGGTCGGCTCTATGGTCTGCGAGGAGCAACGCTGGAAAAACGCATTACAGAAGTGCTGGAGATGGTGGGTTTGTCCGGGCGCGATCATCAGAAGCTGGGCACATTTTCCAAGGGTATGTTGCAGCGCATCGGATTGGCCCAGGCCCTCATCAACAAGCCGGACCTGGTTATTCTCGATGAACTCGTGTCCGGCCTTGATCCTGTCGGCCAGCGTGATATGCGCGAACTGCTGCGCGAACTGCGGGAAGAGGGCACCAGCATCTTCCTCAATTCGCACCTGCTGGCCGATGTCGAAGCCATCTGCGACCGCGTCGCCATCATCAACCAGGGACGTATCTTGAAAGTTGGCGCGCCTGCCGAATTGTTCGACAAGAGAAAGGTCTTTGAGGTGCGCGTCAGCCAGGTTACAGAGGAATTGCTCCTGCGTCTCAAATCTGTCGCGCTCTCTATAGAAATGCAAGAGGATGACCCGAACAGCCTCCAGGTCGAGGTTCAGCGTGAGGGGCAATCAGCCGATATCGCGGACATCGTCTATGCCTGCGGGGCGCGTCTCTACACACTGGCGCCGCGCCGCCTCTCGCTCGAACAAATCTTCTTCGATACGATCGATGCTTTGAAAGCAGGCAATTAA
- a CDS encoding sigma-70 family RNA polymerase sigma factor has protein sequence MEPDMPRGVAYVIPSTASNKERIVEFLADNAAALLGTLRSYVQRMGVARGEEVTATAIEVLQEVVIEALDHADRFNPSGQPMAWLLGIAINIIKRKKVEYAKRSRRELFIHELSTDRQESLSDDELLDQIPACATAGPEQDVAANEQAALLLSLVSPEDQQLLQLAFLYGFEREALAEKLGITPAAARVRLHRALKRLRLAWREQHMNNQEGESHE, from the coding sequence ATGGAACCAGATATGCCACGCGGCGTGGCCTATGTTATACCTTCGACCGCCTCTAATAAGGAGCGCATTGTCGAATTTCTTGCTGACAATGCGGCGGCGCTCCTTGGCACCCTGCGTTCTTATGTCCAACGTATGGGCGTTGCCAGGGGTGAAGAGGTGACAGCTACGGCGATTGAGGTGTTACAGGAAGTGGTCATCGAAGCGCTTGACCATGCCGACCGCTTCAATCCTTCGGGCCAGCCGATGGCGTGGCTTTTAGGCATAGCGATCAACATCATCAAACGCAAAAAGGTAGAGTACGCGAAGCGCTCGCGGCGCGAATTATTTATTCACGAGCTGTCAACAGACCGGCAAGAGTCCCTGAGCGACGATGAACTGTTAGACCAGATTCCGGCATGCGCAACCGCCGGGCCGGAACAGGATGTCGCCGCCAACGAACAGGCAGCCCTGCTGCTCTCTCTTGTCTCGCCTGAGGATCAACAACTCTTACAACTGGCGTTCCTCTATGGCTTTGAGAGAGAAGCCCTGGCGGAGAAGCTCGGTATTACACCTGCCGCGGCGCGTGTAAGATTGCACCGCGCCTTGAAACGCCTGCGTTTAGCCTGGCGCGAACAACATATGAACAATCAGGAAGGAGAAAGCCATGAATGA
- a CDS encoding helix-turn-helix domain-containing protein produces MSNRRSRNGEDRKQEERSKQQERAQRILDAAAELIQRWGYNKTTIDDIARRAGVAKGTIYLHWKTREDLFDALMRREELALTEDIRRRIAADPEGATLHGVMKHATLATMKSPLMKAVILRDTNMIGELVHKEYATEAYEERIARYKTFLEFLRNHGLVRADIGIREELYLLSALSTGILLIDPWLPDDIKVPDEVAAELMAETIRRTFEPRQATTQSELQEVTTVFNQYIDRVVEITKEQVQKEIE; encoded by the coding sequence GTGTCGAATCGACGTAGCAGGAACGGAGAAGACAGAAAGCAGGAGGAGCGCTCGAAGCAGCAGGAACGCGCCCAGCGTATTCTCGATGCCGCGGCAGAGTTGATACAGCGCTGGGGTTACAATAAAACAACGATTGACGATATCGCCAGGCGAGCGGGAGTGGCAAAAGGCACCATTTACCTGCACTGGAAAACGCGCGAAGACCTTTTCGATGCGCTGATGCGGCGCGAGGAGCTGGCGCTGACCGAAGATATCCGGCGGCGTATCGCCGCTGATCCGGAGGGCGCGACACTGCACGGCGTGATGAAACATGCCACACTTGCGACCATGAAAAGCCCGCTGATGAAAGCGGTGATTTTGCGCGATACCAATATGATAGGCGAACTGGTGCATAAAGAATATGCAACCGAGGCTTACGAAGAAAGGATAGCTCGCTACAAGACGTTTCTTGAGTTTTTGCGCAATCATGGCCTGGTACGCGCCGATATCGGCATACGTGAGGAGCTGTACCTGTTGAGCGCCCTTTCGACGGGCATTCTACTCATCGACCCCTGGTTGCCGGATGACATCAAGGTGCCCGACGAAGTAGCGGCGGAGTTAATGGCGGAAACGATTCGACGCACCTTCGAGCCACGCCAGGCCACCACGCAAAGCGAATTACAGGAGGTTACTACGGTCTTTAATCAGTATATCGACCGGGTCGTAGAAATTACAAAAGAGCAGGTTCAAAAGGAGATAGAGTGA